From Bacillus clarus, the proteins below share one genomic window:
- a CDS encoding choline-binding protein A: MTDWKQIDGKWYYFYPTGAMVNPGKRIIDGKTYIFDENGAMLTGWKQIASV; encoded by the coding sequence GTGACAGATTGGAAACAGATTGACGGAAAATGGTATTACTTTTATCCTACAGGTGCTATGGTTAACCCAGGTAAAAGAATAATCGATGGAAAAACGTATATATTTGATGAGAACGGAGCAATGCTAACAGGTTGGAAACAGATAGCTTCTGTTTAG
- a CDS encoding VanW family protein, with amino-acid sequence MNIVNLRPKQRSKYRIRLGTWYYSTKRYIQWLTDGKAYTKTFQQEKLPCTAIQHRTILLRKLKDVDMWYQQNKVVNLKIAIKQLDGIVIRPGETFSYWRLIGKPTRRKGYVEGMILHYGSFQAGIGGGLCQLSNLIYWMTLHTPLIVTERYRHSFDVFPDSKRTQPFGSGATCSYNYLDLQIKNETDQSYQLHLYITDKHLVGEWRTVYPQLYQYEVYEKENSIQSAYWGGYIRHNVIHRRVYNQQKQFIEDQYVTENHAIMMYEPLLACNNEESE; translated from the coding sequence ATGAATATAGTGAACTTACGTCCTAAACAGCGGTCTAAGTATCGTATTAGACTAGGAACATGGTATTACTCTACAAAGAGGTACATTCAGTGGTTAACAGACGGAAAAGCATACACAAAAACGTTCCAACAAGAAAAGTTACCCTGCACAGCGATTCAACACCGAACGATACTACTTCGCAAGCTCAAAGATGTAGATATGTGGTATCAACAGAATAAAGTTGTTAATTTAAAGATTGCCATTAAACAGCTAGATGGTATCGTCATTAGACCGGGAGAAACATTCTCTTACTGGCGTTTAATAGGTAAGCCTACGAGGAGGAAAGGGTATGTAGAAGGTATGATACTACATTATGGATCTTTTCAAGCAGGCATTGGAGGAGGGCTTTGTCAACTTTCAAATTTAATATATTGGATGACCTTACATACACCTTTGATAGTAACAGAGCGATATCGTCATAGCTTTGATGTCTTTCCTGATTCCAAACGGACCCAACCATTTGGAAGCGGAGCGACTTGTTCCTATAACTATTTGGATTTACAAATCAAAAATGAAACGGACCAATCGTATCAACTTCACCTTTATATCACAGATAAGCACTTAGTTGGTGAATGGAGAACTGTCTATCCGCAGCTTTATCAATATGAAGTCTATGAAAAAGAAAACTCAATTCAATCTGCATACTGGGGTGGTTATATACGACATAATGTTATTCATCGTAGAGTATATAATCAACAGAAGCAGTTTATAGAAGATCAATATGTAACGGAGAATCACGCTATAATGATGTACGAACCACTATTAGCTTGTAATAATGAGGAAAGTGAGTAA
- a CDS encoding GrpB family protein produces MSIEHVGSISVNNLSTKPIIDLDLVMENHNMLPKVTQ; encoded by the coding sequence TTGTCCATTGAACATGTTGGCAGTATTTCAGTCAATAATCTAAGTACAAAACCTATTATAGATTTAGACCTTGTAATGGAGAACCACAACATGCTTCCAAAAGTTACTCAATAG
- a CDS encoding YmaF family protein yields MNRVGKADFVSGFVPNHNHGSVDYTSVEAGHVHQCLDVTSPPISSQDGGHVHYTEGYVMFEDGHTHYYKAYSGPPIPVGNGMHVHYYDFYTTEDNGHKHRIKGVDQPAPGNK; encoded by the coding sequence ATGAACAGAGTAGGAAAAGCTGATTTTGTTTCTGGATTTGTGCCGAATCATAACCATGGATCAGTGGATTATACATCTGTTGAAGCTGGGCACGTACATCAATGTTTAGATGTCACATCTCCACCGATTTCATCACAGGATGGCGGGCATGTTCATTATACAGAAGGCTATGTTATGTTTGAGGATGGACATACGCACTATTATAAGGCATACTCTGGACCACCAATTCCAGTTGGAAACGGGATGCATGTTCATTATTATGATTTTTATACGACAGAAGATAATGGGCATAAACACCGTATTAAGGGAGTGGATCAACCCGCCCCAGGTAATAAATAA